A region from the Halomonas piscis genome encodes:
- a CDS encoding carbon starvation CstA family protein: MSAVIILALGLAVMALGYLVYSKLIVEKIFRLDPDFKTPAHEFEDGVDFVPTNRYVLWGHHFTSVAGAAPIVGPAIAVIWGWLPAFLWVVFGTVLFAGVHDTGAVWASVRNKARSVGALTGDVVGKRARSVFMIVIFLLLLMVNAVFAVVIAGLMMKYPSAVVPVWGAIAVALVIGQLIYRRILSLAVVSLLGVVALYALIGIGPSVPVQMPEQVGAMSGNAVWILILFGYAAVASLLPVWMLLQPRDYINGLQLFIGLIILYGALVVFNPTLVAPMVNADVPEGTPSMLPLLFVTIACGAISGFHGLVAGGTTSKQLDKETDARFVGYFGAVGEGMLALGAILAATAGFATYGDWSAMYDAFGKGGVNAFVDGGAYIINNGMGLPETTAATLLTVMAALFAGTTMDTGLRLQRYIFQEWGEIYNQQWMKKPAVATLLAVGTCLVLAFGAGADGSGGLLIWPLFGTTNQLLAGLTLLVVSVMLMRLGRPVWYTLAPLIFLLVMTVLALFTQLKSFYEAENYFLLGLDIVVLIASILVAMECAATLKRLRQEKAEQVG; encoded by the coding sequence ATGAGTGCAGTCATTATATTGGCGCTGGGCCTTGCCGTGATGGCGCTCGGGTACCTGGTGTACTCGAAGCTGATCGTCGAGAAAATATTCCGCCTGGATCCGGACTTCAAAACCCCGGCCCACGAGTTCGAGGACGGCGTGGACTTCGTGCCCACCAACCGCTATGTGCTCTGGGGCCACCACTTTACCTCGGTAGCCGGAGCCGCGCCCATTGTGGGGCCCGCCATTGCGGTGATCTGGGGCTGGCTGCCGGCCTTTCTATGGGTGGTCTTCGGCACCGTGCTGTTCGCCGGCGTGCACGATACCGGCGCGGTCTGGGCCAGCGTGCGCAACAAGGCGCGCTCGGTAGGGGCGCTGACCGGCGACGTGGTCGGCAAGCGCGCGCGCAGCGTGTTCATGATCGTGATCTTTTTGCTGCTGCTGATGGTCAACGCGGTGTTCGCCGTGGTCATCGCCGGGCTGATGATGAAATACCCCAGCGCCGTGGTGCCGGTGTGGGGGGCGATTGCGGTGGCGCTGGTGATCGGCCAGCTGATCTACCGGCGTATTCTCAGCCTGGCCGTGGTCTCCCTTCTCGGCGTGGTGGCGCTTTACGCCCTGATCGGCATCGGCCCCTCGGTGCCGGTGCAGATGCCCGAGCAGGTGGGGGCGATGTCCGGCAACGCGGTGTGGATTCTGATCCTGTTCGGCTACGCCGCCGTGGCCTCGCTGTTGCCGGTGTGGATGCTGCTCCAGCCCCGGGACTACATCAACGGCCTGCAGCTGTTCATCGGCCTGATCATCCTTTACGGCGCGCTGGTGGTGTTCAACCCCACGCTGGTCGCGCCCATGGTCAACGCCGACGTGCCCGAGGGCACGCCGTCCATGCTGCCACTCTTGTTCGTGACCATCGCCTGCGGGGCGATCTCGGGTTTCCACGGCCTGGTGGCCGGCGGCACCACCTCCAAGCAGCTCGACAAGGAAACCGACGCGCGCTTTGTCGGCTACTTCGGCGCCGTGGGCGAGGGCATGCTGGCGCTGGGGGCGATTCTTGCCGCCACCGCGGGCTTTGCCACCTACGGCGACTGGAGCGCGATGTACGACGCCTTCGGCAAGGGCGGGGTCAACGCCTTTGTCGACGGCGGCGCCTACATCATCAACAACGGCATGGGCCTGCCGGAAACCACCGCGGCGACGCTTCTCACCGTGATGGCCGCGCTCTTTGCCGGCACCACCATGGATACCGGCCTGCGCCTGCAGCGCTACATCTTCCAGGAGTGGGGCGAGATCTATAACCAGCAGTGGATGAAAAAGCCGGCGGTGGCCACCCTGCTGGCCGTGGGCACCTGTCTGGTGCTGGCCTTCGGCGCGGGAGCCGACGGCTCCGGCGGGCTGCTCATCTGGCCGCTGTTCGGCACCACCAACCAGCTGCTGGCGGGGCTGACCCTGCTGGTGGTCTCGGTGATGCTGATGCGCCTGGGCCGGCCGGTGTGGTACACCCTGGCGCCGCTGATCTTTTTGCTGGTGATGACGGTGCTGGCGCTGTTCACCCAGCTGAAGAGCTTCTATGAAGCGGAAAACTACTTCCTGCTGGGGCTGGATATCGTGGTGCTGATCGCCTCGATTCTGGTGGCCATGGAGTGTGCCGCCACGCTCAAGCGCCTGCGCCAGGAAAAGGCCGAGCAGGTCGGCTGA
- a CDS encoding cory-CC-star protein gives MSDDDLSRGEKLKAWLGRARYLAEEYYSAPYRGAIARAKRDEDDLFMLMVFSELMGVPNPVGYYTLELQPLMLERFHDWHLRMGMEHSPLDEMRCC, from the coding sequence ATGTCTGACGACGATCTGTCACGCGGCGAAAAGCTCAAGGCCTGGCTGGGTCGCGCCCGCTATCTGGCCGAGGAGTACTACAGCGCGCCGTACCGGGGCGCCATCGCCCGCGCCAAGCGCGACGAAGACGATCTTTTCATGCTGATGGTGTTTTCCGAGCTCATGGGCGTGCCCAACCCGGTGGGGTATTACACCCTGGAGCTGCAGCCGCTGATGCTCGAGCGCTTTCACGACTGGCATCTGCGCATGGGCATGGAGCATTCGCCCCTGGACGAGATGCGCTGCTGCTGA
- a CDS encoding ArsA family ATPase, translating into MKQLLERRLLWIGGKGGVGKTSVAAALALVAARRGRRTLVVSTDPAHSLGDVFDRELGDAPRRLVPGLDAMEIDPDAEVEAHLKRVTGQMRRFTVPRMMDEMERQMRLSRQSPGTQEAALLERIARLVVDEGADYDLIVFDTAPTGHTLRLLSLPEAMAAWTDGLLSHSRKSEELGKVLKHLTPKGGQDVASPFADPASEGESDLDDRARSIAETLKDRRRLFLQARRAVEDKGVSNFVFVLTPERLPILETVRSVEALKEAGIPVAATLVNRVIPASADGEFLRRRRAQEAQYLARIDRELEGYPRPRLPLLETDVQGLEVLEALAGHLEAAGF; encoded by the coding sequence ATGAAACAACTTCTCGAGCGCCGCCTGCTGTGGATAGGCGGCAAGGGCGGCGTGGGGAAAACCAGCGTCGCGGCGGCGCTGGCGCTTGTGGCCGCTCGGCGCGGGCGCAGAACCCTGGTGGTCTCCACCGACCCGGCCCACAGTCTGGGCGACGTGTTCGACCGCGAGCTGGGCGATGCGCCGCGCCGGCTGGTGCCGGGGCTTGACGCCATGGAGATCGACCCCGATGCCGAAGTCGAGGCGCACCTGAAGCGCGTTACCGGCCAGATGCGCCGCTTTACCGTGCCGCGGATGATGGACGAGATGGAGCGCCAGATGCGCCTGTCGCGCCAGTCGCCGGGCACCCAGGAGGCCGCGCTTTTGGAGCGTATCGCCCGGCTGGTGGTGGACGAAGGCGCCGATTACGACCTGATCGTGTTCGACACCGCGCCCACCGGCCACACCCTGCGCCTTCTAAGCCTGCCCGAGGCCATGGCCGCCTGGACCGACGGGCTTCTGTCCCACAGCCGCAAGTCCGAGGAGCTGGGCAAGGTGCTCAAGCACTTGACGCCCAAGGGCGGCCAGGACGTGGCCTCGCCCTTTGCCGACCCGGCCAGCGAAGGCGAAAGCGACCTTGATGACCGCGCCCGCTCCATCGCCGAGACGCTGAAAGACCGCCGACGGCTGTTCCTCCAGGCCCGCCGGGCGGTAGAAGACAAGGGCGTGAGCAACTTCGTGTTCGTGCTGACGCCGGAGCGGCTGCCGATTCTGGAAACCGTGCGCTCGGTCGAGGCGCTGAAGGAGGCGGGGATTCCGGTGGCGGCCACCCTGGTGAACCGGGTGATACCGGCAAGCGCCGACGGCGAGTTCTTACGCCGCCGCCGGGCGCAGGAGGCGCAGTACCTGGCGCGCATCGACCGCGAGCTTGAAGGCTACCCGCGCCCGCGGCTGCCCCTGCTTGAAACCGACGTCCAGGGGCTCGAGGTGCTCGAAGCGCTGGCCGGCCATCTGGAAGCCGCCGGCTTTTGA
- a CDS encoding thiamine pyrophosphate-requiring protein gives MSDTVSDFIVKRLRQWGIHRVYGYSGDGINGMMAALRRADGNPRMVQPRHEELAAFMASGHAKFTDEVGVCIATSGPGAVHLLNGLYDAKKDHMPAVAIVGQQARMSLGTDYQQEIDLVSLYKDVAGDYVHMVSEPAQARHLIDQAIRIAIARRTVTAIVVPNDVQDLPMADPPHEHGAVFSGSGYRTPHTLPDAADLDQAAEVLNAGNKVAILAGAGCKHAVDEVLALADKLGAGVAKAILAKTMIPDDVEYVTGTVGLLGTEPSADMMAGCDTLLLIGTRFPYAEFLPVEGQARAVQIDIDAEALGLRYPTEVNLAGDARATVAALSERIEHKKDRQWQEKLIKKTRDWWALMDERAQVRASPINPQAVFAGLSRQMPENALLACDVGSGTNWYARHLKIKRGVMGSVSGGLASMGNGVPYLIAAKFAFPDRPGVAMVGDGAMQMLGNQGLLSLAKYWQEWENPTAIVLVLNNRDLNQVSWEQRVMEGEPRFDTSQDLPDFAFDEYAELLGLKGLRLERPEDIERVWAEALAADRPVVINAYTDAEIAPLPPHISLDQAKSFMSSMASGDSDAKHVIRESMLQMAAKWF, from the coding sequence ATGAGTGATACCGTCAGCGATTTTATCGTCAAACGGCTTCGGCAATGGGGCATCCACCGGGTTTACGGCTACTCCGGCGACGGCATCAACGGCATGATGGCCGCGCTGCGCCGCGCCGACGGCAATCCGCGCATGGTGCAGCCACGCCACGAGGAGCTGGCCGCCTTCATGGCCAGCGGCCACGCCAAGTTCACCGACGAGGTGGGCGTGTGCATTGCTACTTCCGGGCCGGGTGCGGTGCACCTGCTCAACGGCCTTTACGATGCCAAGAAGGATCACATGCCGGCGGTGGCCATTGTCGGACAGCAGGCGCGCATGAGCCTGGGCACCGACTACCAGCAGGAAATCGACCTGGTCTCGCTTTACAAGGACGTCGCCGGTGACTATGTGCACATGGTCAGCGAGCCGGCGCAGGCGCGCCATCTCATCGACCAGGCGATCCGCATCGCCATTGCCCGGCGCACGGTAACGGCCATTGTCGTGCCCAACGACGTTCAGGATCTGCCCATGGCCGACCCGCCCCACGAGCACGGCGCGGTGTTTTCCGGCAGCGGCTACCGCACGCCCCACACCCTCCCCGACGCCGCTGACCTTGACCAGGCCGCCGAGGTGCTCAATGCCGGCAACAAGGTCGCCATTCTCGCCGGCGCCGGCTGCAAGCATGCGGTCGACGAAGTGCTCGCCCTGGCCGACAAGCTGGGCGCTGGCGTGGCCAAGGCCATTCTGGCCAAGACCATGATCCCCGACGACGTGGAGTACGTCACCGGCACGGTAGGCCTGCTCGGCACCGAGCCCAGCGCCGACATGATGGCCGGCTGCGATACCCTGCTGCTGATCGGCACCCGCTTTCCCTACGCCGAGTTTCTGCCCGTGGAAGGCCAGGCTCGGGCGGTGCAAATCGATATTGACGCCGAAGCGCTGGGGCTGCGCTACCCCACCGAGGTCAACCTGGCAGGCGATGCCCGCGCCACGGTGGCGGCCCTGAGCGAGCGGATCGAACACAAGAAAGACCGCCAGTGGCAGGAAAAGCTGATCAAGAAAACCCGCGACTGGTGGGCGCTGATGGACGAGCGGGCACAGGTCAGGGCCAGCCCCATCAACCCCCAGGCGGTGTTTGCCGGGCTATCGCGCCAGATGCCGGAAAACGCCCTGCTTGCCTGCGACGTGGGCTCGGGCACCAACTGGTATGCCCGGCATTTGAAAATCAAGCGCGGGGTAATGGGCTCGGTCTCCGGGGGGCTTGCCTCCATGGGCAACGGCGTGCCCTATCTGATCGCCGCCAAGTTTGCCTTCCCCGACCGTCCGGGCGTTGCCATGGTGGGCGACGGTGCCATGCAGATGCTGGGCAATCAGGGCCTGCTCAGCCTGGCCAAATACTGGCAGGAGTGGGAAAACCCCACGGCGATTGTGCTGGTGCTCAACAACCGCGACCTGAACCAGGTCAGCTGGGAGCAGCGGGTCATGGAAGGCGAGCCCCGCTTTGACACCTCCCAGGATCTGCCCGACTTCGCCTTTGACGAATATGCCGAGCTGCTGGGGCTGAAGGGGCTGCGGCTGGAACGTCCGGAGGATATCGAGCGCGTCTGGGCCGAAGCGCTGGCCGCCGACCGCCCGGTGGTCATCAATGCCTATACCGACGCCGAAATCGCGCCGCTGCCGCCGCACATCAGCCTTGACCAGGCCAAGAGCTTCATGAGCTCGATGGCCAGCGGTGACAGCGACGCCAAACACGTTATCCGCGAATCCATGCTCCAGATGGCAGCCAAGTGGTTTTAG
- a CDS encoding FMN-binding glutamate synthase family protein, whose product MFGNPRLIYYAFLALSALLGIVLAFQAPQWLWLWCVLPALTALGAWDLNSHSNVLRNYPVVGHLRYLFEFIRPELRQYFFESDLSGRPFNREQREIVYSRARGEGSTSPFGTRRDMEDTGFHFVQHSMAPKAVPVRHARLTIGNAQCTQPYSSSRLNISAMSFGSLSANAVAAMNKGARLGGFAQDTGEGAISPYHEAHGGDLIWEIASAYFGCRNDDGTFNAERFAQKATRDQVRMIELKLSQGAKPGHGGLLPGTKVNREIASTRDIPVGRDCASPASHPEFDTPAGMLRFLQSLRELSGGKPAGFKLCLGRHHEFMAVCKAMLETGIVPDFITVDGAEGGTGAAPTEFSDFIGTYINEALPFVHNCLVGIGKRDDVTVIASGKVAMGFDMVEKIALGADMCNAARPFMFSVGCIQALRCHTNTCPTGVATQDPARSRSLDVEAKSKQVHNYHKATVASFMDIVGTLGLDSPDELGPQHVYRRSLKGPSRSCTFLHPRVQSGDFLKGEVPVEYAEAWEMARAEHF is encoded by the coding sequence ATGTTCGGCAATCCAAGGTTGATTTACTACGCGTTTCTGGCACTTTCGGCCCTGCTGGGGATCGTCCTCGCCTTTCAGGCGCCTCAGTGGCTGTGGCTTTGGTGCGTGCTGCCGGCGCTTACCGCGCTGGGGGCGTGGGACCTCAACTCTCACAGCAACGTCCTGCGCAACTACCCCGTCGTCGGCCATTTGCGCTACCTGTTCGAGTTCATCCGCCCGGAGCTGCGCCAGTATTTCTTCGAGTCTGACCTGAGCGGACGGCCGTTCAACCGCGAACAGCGTGAAATCGTCTACTCCCGGGCCCGGGGGGAAGGCTCCACCTCGCCGTTCGGCACCCGGCGTGACATGGAAGATACCGGCTTTCACTTCGTGCAGCACTCCATGGCCCCGAAAGCGGTGCCTGTTCGCCATGCGCGGCTCACCATCGGCAATGCCCAGTGCACCCAGCCCTACAGCTCTTCGCGGCTGAACATCTCCGCGATGAGCTTTGGCTCGCTTTCCGCCAACGCCGTAGCCGCCATGAACAAGGGGGCCAGGCTCGGCGGCTTTGCCCAGGACACCGGCGAAGGGGCCATCAGCCCCTACCACGAGGCCCACGGCGGCGACTTGATCTGGGAAATTGCCAGCGCCTACTTTGGCTGTCGCAACGACGACGGCACGTTCAACGCCGAGCGTTTCGCGCAAAAGGCCACTCGCGACCAGGTCAGGATGATCGAGCTCAAGCTGTCCCAGGGAGCCAAGCCGGGGCACGGCGGGCTTCTGCCCGGCACCAAGGTCAACCGCGAAATCGCCAGCACCCGGGATATCCCGGTGGGCCGCGACTGCGCCTCGCCGGCGAGCCATCCGGAGTTCGACACGCCCGCGGGCATGCTGCGCTTTCTCCAGAGCCTGCGCGAGCTCAGCGGCGGCAAGCCGGCAGGTTTCAAGCTGTGCCTGGGCCGCCACCACGAGTTCATGGCGGTGTGCAAGGCCATGCTGGAAACCGGTATCGTCCCCGACTTCATCACCGTGGACGGCGCCGAAGGCGGCACCGGGGCGGCGCCCACGGAGTTTTCCGATTTTATCGGCACCTACATCAACGAAGCGCTGCCCTTTGTGCACAACTGCCTGGTGGGCATCGGCAAGCGCGACGACGTTACCGTCATCGCCAGCGGCAAGGTGGCCATGGGCTTTGACATGGTGGAAAAAATCGCCCTGGGCGCGGACATGTGCAACGCTGCCCGCCCCTTCATGTTCTCGGTGGGCTGCATCCAGGCGCTGCGCTGCCACACCAACACCTGCCCCACCGGGGTCGCCACTCAGGATCCGGCGCGCAGCCGCTCGCTGGACGTGGAGGCCAAGTCGAAGCAGGTGCACAACTATCACAAGGCCACCGTGGCCTCGTTCATGGATATCGTCGGCACGCTGGGGCTCGACAGCCCCGACGAGCTGGGCCCCCAGCACGTGTATCGCCGTTCGCTGAAAGGCCCGTCGCGCTCCTGCACCTTTCTCCATCCACGGGTGCAATCCGGCGACTTCCTCAAGGGCGAGGTGCCGGTGGAGTACGCCGAGGCCTGGGAGATGGCCCGGGCCGAGCACTTTTGA
- a CDS encoding YeiH family protein translates to MWQGLFLCAVLTLAGFGISILPGIAESGISPLVFALLLGLVLGNLPAARGLAASAQPGLKFATRWLLRGGIVLFGFSLTVQQIFHLGPKIILLDAIVIACVVVVGYFIGTRLLGMDRETTLLTSAGSAICGAAAVLATETTIRSRPAAASMAVATVVLFGTLAMLIHPLLYSVLHMAEGLYGVYIGATVHEVAQVVAAGDAVGPEALTNAIVVKLVRVMLLIPFLLIVGQWWLRKNEARATESGEAAKLPIPWFAFGFMAMVGVNSVLPLPALLHNALVLAGQLGLAMAMAALGFETRIEKLRALGIRPFILGLILFALLIGGGGAASLLVMG, encoded by the coding sequence ATGTGGCAAGGCCTGTTTCTGTGCGCCGTCCTGACCCTTGCGGGCTTTGGTATCTCCATACTGCCCGGCATCGCCGAGAGCGGCATCAGCCCGCTGGTGTTTGCCCTGCTGCTGGGGCTGGTGCTGGGTAACCTGCCCGCCGCCCGCGGGCTTGCCGCTTCTGCACAGCCGGGGCTCAAGTTTGCCACCCGCTGGCTGCTGCGCGGCGGTATCGTGCTGTTCGGCTTCTCGCTCACCGTGCAGCAGATTTTTCATCTGGGGCCGAAAATCATCCTGCTCGATGCGATCGTGATCGCCTGCGTGGTGGTGGTAGGCTACTTCATCGGCACGCGCCTTTTGGGCATGGACCGGGAAACCACCCTGCTGACCAGCGCCGGCAGCGCGATCTGCGGCGCGGCGGCGGTGCTGGCCACGGAAACCACCATTCGTTCGCGGCCGGCAGCGGCGTCCATGGCGGTGGCCACGGTGGTGCTGTTCGGTACGCTGGCCATGCTGATCCACCCGCTGCTCTATTCGGTTCTGCACATGGCCGAGGGCCTCTACGGCGTGTACATCGGCGCCACCGTTCACGAAGTGGCCCAGGTAGTCGCCGCCGGCGACGCGGTAGGCCCCGAAGCATTGACCAACGCCATCGTGGTCAAGCTGGTGCGGGTGATGCTGCTGATTCCCTTCCTGCTGATTGTCGGCCAGTGGTGGCTGCGCAAGAATGAAGCCCGGGCCACCGAGAGCGGCGAGGCGGCCAAGCTGCCGATCCCCTGGTTTGCCTTCGGCTTCATGGCCATGGTCGGGGTCAACAGCGTGCTGCCCCTTCCTGCCCTGCTCCACAACGCCCTGGTGCTCGCCGGCCAGCTCGGCCTGGCCATGGCCATGGCCGCGCTGGGCTTTGAAACCCGCATCGAAAAGCTTCGGGCGCTGGGCATCCGCCCGTTTATTCTCGGCCTGATCCTCTTCGCTCTGCTGATCGGCGGCGGCGGCGCGGCAAGCCTTCTCGTAATGGGCTAG
- a CDS encoding LysR substrate-binding domain-containing protein, with the protein MRHAVTFRQLEVFVAVTREGTVVAAARALRLSQSATSQALGDLERHLGVALFERLGRRLRLNDMGRALLPRAERLLDGMADFVAAAEEPDGTLQGTLNVSASATVGTYLLPPLAGRFSDTHPGADLRLKLRNTGEVVNDLLRFDADLGLIEGLCHEPRLQSEAWCEDRLVIIAAPGHPLAQKPAPRVSDAELARAQWILRENGSGTREIFESAALGHVKQLNVRMELSQHEAIKQAVKAGFGLGCLSRLSVAGELARGELVALESELALSRTFSLVWHPERYRSPLWQAFKVFLVEQRDTVLAA; encoded by the coding sequence ATGCGCCACGCCGTCACCTTTCGCCAGCTGGAAGTCTTCGTTGCCGTCACCCGGGAGGGCACGGTGGTGGCCGCCGCCCGGGCGCTGCGCCTGTCCCAGTCGGCCACCAGCCAGGCGCTTGGCGACCTGGAGCGCCACCTGGGCGTGGCGCTGTTCGAGCGGCTGGGCCGCCGTCTGCGGCTCAACGACATGGGGCGGGCGCTGCTCCCCCGGGCCGAGCGGCTGCTCGACGGCATGGCGGACTTCGTCGCCGCCGCCGAAGAGCCGGACGGCACGCTGCAGGGCACGCTCAACGTCTCGGCCAGCGCTACCGTGGGCACCTATCTGCTGCCGCCCCTGGCCGGGCGCTTCAGCGATACGCACCCGGGCGCCGATCTGCGGCTGAAGCTGCGCAACACCGGCGAGGTCGTCAACGACCTGCTGCGCTTCGATGCCGATCTGGGGCTGATCGAAGGGCTTTGCCACGAACCTCGGCTGCAAAGCGAAGCCTGGTGCGAGGATCGGCTGGTGATCATTGCCGCGCCCGGGCATCCGCTGGCGCAAAAGCCCGCGCCCCGGGTCAGCGATGCCGAGCTTGCCAGGGCCCAGTGGATCCTGCGCGAGAACGGCTCGGGCACTCGGGAGATCTTCGAGTCGGCGGCGCTTGGCCACGTCAAGCAGCTCAACGTACGCATGGAGCTGAGCCAGCACGAGGCTATCAAACAGGCGGTCAAGGCCGGGTTCGGGCTGGGCTGCCTGTCCCGGCTGAGCGTGGCCGGCGAGCTGGCCCGGGGCGAGCTGGTGGCGCTTGAAAGCGAGCTTGCGCTGTCGCGGACGTTCTCGCTGGTGTGGCATCCGGAGCGCTACAGAAGCCCCCTGTGGCAGGCGTTCAAGGTGTTTCTGGTCGAGCAGCGCGACACCGTGCTAGCGGCGTAG
- a CDS encoding CDP-alcohol phosphatidyltransferase family protein codes for MLDRFTMPLTQRPLERLARRLYGRLTPDQVTLGAFVVGIIALPLLALEYYGAALVAIALNRLGDGLDGALARLAGETSDAGGFLDIGLDFVFYAAVVFGFALADPAANALAAAFLLLAFIGTGTSFLAFAIAANRRGIRRPRFPQKAFYYMEGLTEGTETLAALALFCLFPGHFAWLATLFALACLVTTATRLWGGYRALRR; via the coding sequence ATGCTCGACCGCTTTACCATGCCGCTGACCCAACGCCCGCTCGAGCGGCTCGCCCGCCGGCTCTACGGCCGGCTGACGCCGGACCAGGTTACCCTCGGAGCCTTTGTCGTGGGCATAATCGCCCTGCCGCTGCTGGCGCTTGAGTACTACGGCGCCGCGCTTGTGGCGATTGCGCTCAACCGTCTGGGCGACGGCCTGGACGGGGCGCTTGCCCGGCTTGCCGGCGAAACCAGCGATGCCGGCGGCTTTCTCGACATCGGGCTGGATTTCGTTTTCTACGCCGCGGTGGTGTTCGGCTTTGCCCTGGCCGACCCGGCGGCCAATGCGCTCGCCGCCGCGTTTTTGCTGCTGGCCTTTATCGGCACCGGGACGTCGTTTCTGGCCTTTGCCATCGCCGCCAACCGGCGCGGCATCCGGCGCCCGCGCTTTCCGCAAAAGGCCTTTTACTACATGGAAGGGCTCACCGAAGGCACCGAAACCCTGGCCGCTCTGGCGCTGTTCTGCCTCTTTCCCGGGCACTTTGCCTGGCTTGCCACGCTGTTTGCCCTGGCCTGCCTGGTCACCACCGCTACCCGTCTGTGGGGCGGCTACCGCGCCCTACGCCGCTAG
- a CDS encoding tellurite resistance TerB family protein — protein MNASQIFQQVMKQAGGQGRSQDSAQSGSGSGVKDMVDGLSRQLSGGGSGSGVDMKSLLGGGTLGALLGSKGGRKMGGKALKYGAIAGVGALAWKAWKSSQQSSSGDENGENDGADRVEVLDGDGQERRSLELLKAMIMAARADGHIDEDEQALISGQIEDMGADEELSRWVEQTLKEPLDAKALASEADSPQAAREMYLVSVAVVDEQNPMERAWLDQLGSALELGDDVTAELERQAQQAG, from the coding sequence ATGAATGCGAGCCAAATATTTCAGCAGGTGATGAAGCAGGCCGGCGGCCAGGGCCGCAGCCAGGACAGTGCCCAGAGCGGCAGCGGCTCGGGGGTCAAGGACATGGTAGACGGCCTTTCACGGCAGCTGAGCGGCGGCGGCTCCGGCAGCGGAGTGGACATGAAAAGCCTGCTGGGCGGCGGTACGCTGGGCGCGCTGCTGGGCTCCAAAGGCGGGCGCAAGATGGGCGGCAAGGCGCTCAAGTACGGCGCCATTGCCGGGGTCGGGGCGCTGGCCTGGAAGGCCTGGAAAAGCTCGCAGCAGTCTTCCTCTGGCGACGAGAACGGCGAGAATGACGGCGCTGATCGTGTCGAGGTGCTCGACGGCGATGGCCAGGAGCGGCGCAGCCTGGAGCTGCTCAAGGCCATGATCATGGCCGCCCGGGCGGATGGCCACATCGACGAAGACGAGCAGGCGCTGATTTCCGGACAGATCGAAGACATGGGCGCCGACGAGGAGCTCAGCCGCTGGGTAGAGCAGACGCTCAAGGAACCGCTGGATGCCAAGGCCCTGGCCAGCGAAGCCGATTCGCCCCAGGCCGCCCGGGAAATGTACCTGGTCAGCGTGGCCGTGGTGGATGAGCAAAACCCCATGGAGCGCGCCTGGCTGGATCAGCTGGGCAGCGCCCTGGAGCTTGGCGATGACGTTACTGCCGAGCTCGAGCGCCAGGCGCAGCAGGCCGGCTGA
- a CDS encoding phosphatidylglycerophosphatase A family protein: MDTLTLWLATGLGVGFMPVAPGTFGSLWGLPLAWWLGDKTPGRQASLVAIMALLAVPICHWASVTHFAGGDAGSIVLDEIVAFPLALLGLAFTGRPAARQLSWLALAFALFRAFDALKPPPVSWVETLPGGIGIVADDLVAAGLAWGCMALIMRAGQRYRQA; encoded by the coding sequence GTGGACACCTTGACGCTATGGCTGGCAACGGGGCTGGGCGTCGGCTTTATGCCGGTGGCCCCGGGCACGTTCGGTTCGCTGTGGGGGCTGCCGCTGGCATGGTGGCTGGGCGATAAAACGCCCGGGCGCCAGGCGTCCCTTGTCGCGATCATGGCGCTGCTGGCGGTACCGATATGCCACTGGGCCTCGGTCACGCACTTTGCCGGCGGCGACGCCGGGAGCATCGTGCTCGACGAGATCGTGGCGTTTCCGCTGGCGCTGCTGGGGCTTGCCTTCACGGGGCGGCCCGCCGCGCGGCAGCTTTCCTGGCTGGCGCTGGCCTTCGCGCTGTTTCGCGCCTTTGATGCGCTCAAGCCGCCCCCGGTCAGCTGGGTGGAAACGCTGCCCGGCGGGATCGGCATCGTCGCCGACGACCTGGTGGCCGCCGGGCTTGCCTGGGGTTGCATGGCGTTGATCATGCGCGCCGGGCAGCGCTATCGCCAGGCCTGA